The Carassius auratus strain Wakin chromosome 40, ASM336829v1, whole genome shotgun sequence genome has a segment encoding these proteins:
- the LOC113059043 gene encoding splicing regulatory glutamine/lysine-rich protein 1-like produces the protein MDFDLGSAAEGDEVKKQEGSEVEGIFGFGKKDKDKDQEEKEKDKECKDKGKDKESDKAKSDCKEKDKDKECKDKEKKKNKEHRKEHGHGHGHGRGRGRGRGHGHRSSSSSSDEN, from the exons ATGGACTTCGATCTGGGCTCAG CTGCTGAGGGTGATGAGGTGAAGAAGCAGGAGGGCAGCGAGGTGGAGGGGATCTTTGGGTTTGGAAAAAAGGATAAAGATAAAGAccaagaagagaaagagaaagataaaGAGTGCAAGGATAAGGGCAAGGACAAAGAGAGTGACAAGGCAAAG AGTGATTGCAAAGAAAAGGATAAAGACAAAGAGTGCAAAGACaaggaaaagaagaagaataaagaGCACAGAAAGGAGCACGGTCATGGACACGGTCACGGACGTGGACGCGGACGTGGACGTGGACACGGACACAGATCGTCCTCTTCATCCAGTGATGAG